From Hymenobacter sedentarius, a single genomic window includes:
- a CDS encoding hydroxymethylglutaryl-CoA lyase → MKLIECPRDAMQGLPEFIPTATKTAYLNTLLKVGFDTLDFGSFVSPKAIPQLRDTAEVLAGLDLSATKTKLLAIVANLRGAETAAQHPEISYLGFPLSVSETFQRRNTNQTTAEALADVATMHELCERTGKTLVTYLSMGFGNPYGDAWSPEVVTDFTQQLAALGIHIVALSDTIGASTAATIAPLFSALIPAFPAIEFGAHLHTTPTTWHEKVSAAYQAGCRRFDGAIGGFGGCPMAADELTGNMATENLLAFLAENGLDSGLDSAAFAQARAAATGVFAFH, encoded by the coding sequence ATGAAGCTTATCGAATGCCCGCGCGACGCCATGCAAGGCCTGCCCGAATTCATTCCGACCGCCACCAAAACTGCCTACCTAAATACCCTGCTTAAGGTCGGCTTTGATACCCTGGATTTTGGTTCCTTCGTGTCGCCCAAGGCCATTCCGCAGCTGCGCGACACGGCCGAAGTGCTGGCGGGCCTGGACCTGAGCGCCACCAAAACCAAGCTGCTGGCCATTGTGGCCAACCTGCGCGGCGCCGAAACCGCTGCCCAACACCCCGAAATCAGTTACCTGGGCTTTCCGCTTTCCGTCTCCGAAACCTTCCAGCGGCGCAACACCAACCAAACCACCGCCGAAGCCCTGGCCGACGTGGCCACCATGCACGAGCTGTGCGAGCGCACCGGCAAAACCCTCGTCACCTACCTGTCGATGGGCTTTGGCAACCCCTACGGCGATGCCTGGAGCCCCGAAGTTGTGACGGATTTTACCCAGCAGCTGGCGGCCCTGGGCATTCACATTGTGGCCTTGTCCGACACCATCGGCGCCTCTACGGCCGCCACCATTGCGCCCTTGTTCTCCGCTCTGATTCCGGCCTTTCCAGCCATTGAGTTTGGCGCCCACCTACACACTACGCCCACCACCTGGCACGAAAAAGTAAGCGCCGCCTACCAGGCCGGCTGCCGGCGCTTCGACGGCGCCATTGGCGGCTTTGGCGGCTGCCCCATGGCCGCCGACGAACTCACCGGCAACATGGCCACCGAAAACCTGCTGGCCTTCCTGGCGGAGAACGGGCTCGATTCGGGCCTGGATTCCGCTGCCTTTGCCCAGGCTCGGGCGGCGGCTACGGGGGTCTTTGCTTTTCATTAA
- a CDS encoding M23 family metallopeptidase — protein MQALFQKPTPHEAYARQLHQAGLDRRPAGRAWLAAAEQALRDSLVVTLPITETGYFRPERPTAASYRYAVRAGEQVHVSLTLPTSAPVRVFLDAFEVVPGRAPVPLASADTLVLDFRYLADADGQHLLRVQPELLAAGRYTLRVAREPSLGVFPVQGRTDAAVGSFWGAPRDAGVRSHEGIDIFAARGTPAVAATAGFITRTGETPIGGRVVWLADAAHGNHLYYAHLDKQLVTVGQHVRAGDTLGLVGNTGNARHTLPHLHFGIYRSGQGAIDPYPFVHHPAPVAALPSGPDQRGEFVRLRAAAMLRVSAGKEQIGHLQSLPRLSKQVPLLVIGQQGTDLRVQTPGGQIGYVGEHAVVGASATPLRRLVLPKATELLLQPTKTAPAGGVLAPQTPVEVLGQQDHYSLLRGPQGETGWAIL, from the coding sequence TTGCAGGCCCTATTTCAAAAGCCGACCCCGCACGAGGCATATGCCCGGCAGCTGCACCAGGCCGGCCTCGACCGTCGGCCCGCGGGCCGGGCCTGGCTGGCGGCGGCCGAGCAGGCGCTCCGCGATTCGCTGGTGGTCACGCTGCCAATCACGGAGACCGGGTATTTCCGGCCCGAGCGGCCCACGGCGGCCAGCTACCGCTACGCCGTGCGCGCCGGCGAGCAGGTTCACGTAAGCCTGACGCTGCCTACCAGCGCGCCGGTCCGTGTATTTCTGGATGCTTTTGAAGTAGTACCCGGCCGCGCCCCGGTGCCCCTGGCCAGCGCCGATACGCTGGTGCTGGATTTTAGGTACCTGGCCGACGCCGACGGGCAGCACCTGCTGCGGGTACAGCCCGAGCTGCTGGCCGCCGGGCGCTACACCCTGCGCGTGGCCCGCGAGCCCAGTTTGGGCGTGTTTCCGGTGCAGGGCCGCACCGATGCGGCCGTGGGCAGCTTCTGGGGCGCTCCGCGCGATGCTGGAGTGCGCTCACACGAGGGCATTGATATTTTTGCCGCACGCGGCACCCCGGCTGTGGCCGCCACCGCGGGGTTCATCACTCGCACCGGCGAAACGCCCATCGGCGGGCGGGTGGTATGGCTGGCCGACGCCGCGCACGGCAACCACCTGTATTATGCGCACTTAGATAAGCAGCTGGTGACGGTGGGCCAGCACGTACGCGCCGGCGATACCCTGGGCCTGGTGGGCAATACCGGCAACGCCCGCCACACCCTGCCCCACCTGCACTTTGGCATTTACCGCAGCGGCCAGGGCGCCATCGACCCTTATCCCTTTGTGCACCATCCCGCTCCGGTGGCCGCGCTGCCCAGTGGCCCCGACCAGCGCGGCGAATTCGTGCGGCTACGCGCAGCGGCGATGCTGCGGGTCTCGGCGGGCAAGGAGCAAATCGGCCACCTGCAATCCCTACCCCGGCTATCCAAGCAAGTGCCGCTGCTGGTTATAGGCCAGCAGGGGACCGATCTGCGGGTGCAAACCCCGGGTGGCCAAATCGGCTACGTTGGGGAGCATGCCGTGGTCGGGGCCTCGGCCACCCCGCTGCGGCGTCTGGTGCTGCCCAAAGCGACTGAGCTGCTCCTGCAGCCGACCAAAACGGCCCCGGCCGGGGGAGTTCTGGCGCCCCAAACGCCCGTGGAGGTGCTGGGCCAGCAAGACCACTACAGCCTGCTGCGCGGCCCTCAGGGCGAAACGGGTTGGGCTATTTTATAA
- a CDS encoding cytochrome c oxidase subunit 3, producing the protein MNSEHKHENQVGARRRSSPFGRIERMPPLMVVLYLVILAITIMFVMLVAAYVTTRLRSGVPTGLHSLPRYFSLSTIVLLLSSYTMAQAPRLYADDDLSSLARCLGATLLLGCVFAGLQVLGWRELMTTGVPFQGAASSSSGQFIYLISALHVAHLLGGMLFLLALLLRVLHADRDAVRTLVFIRNPYHRRQLGMLGTYWHFIDVLWVALFAVFLFLF; encoded by the coding sequence ATGAACTCCGAGCACAAACACGAAAACCAGGTAGGGGCCCGCCGGCGTTCGTCGCCGTTTGGCCGCATCGAGCGCATGCCGCCGCTGATGGTGGTGCTCTACCTGGTGATTCTGGCCATCACCATCATGTTTGTGATGCTGGTGGCGGCGTATGTCACCACGCGGCTGCGGAGCGGGGTGCCCACGGGCTTGCATTCCTTGCCGCGGTATTTCTCGCTGAGCACCATCGTACTGTTGCTCAGCAGCTACACCATGGCACAGGCCCCGCGGCTGTATGCCGACGACGACCTGAGCAGCCTGGCCCGTTGCCTGGGCGCTACCCTGCTGCTGGGCTGCGTGTTTGCGGGATTGCAGGTGTTGGGCTGGCGCGAGCTGATGACCACCGGCGTGCCCTTTCAAGGGGCGGCCAGCAGCAGCAGCGGCCAATTTATTTACCTGATATCGGCCCTGCACGTGGCCCACCTGCTGGGCGGCATGCTGTTTTTGCTGGCCCTGCTGCTGCGCGTGCTGCACGCCGACCGCGACGCGGTGCGCACGCTGGTGTTCATCCGCAACCCCTACCACCGCCGCCAGCTGGGCATGCTGGGTACCTACTGGCATTTCATCGATGTGCTCTGGGTGGCGTTGTTTGCTGTGTTTCTGTTTTTGTTTTGA
- a CDS encoding gliding motility-associated C-terminal domain-containing protein: MLFRLPLPGPAWAALLLFWGSWLGFGKTAQATHIVGGEMELVHNTGESYTLLLNLYFDAVNGNVSVLDADLTASIFEKSTNNRMTNVVLPLSSNTFVNYTNPACAQPTLSTRKLVYSKLITLTADTYNSPQGYYVAVERCCRNYSISNIVAPNNAAQTFYLEFPAVVRGGKPFYDSTPRIFPALADYACRNELFYYDFGGQDADGDSLVYDLVTPLNGHANATVPKPAAADAAPYALIKWNPGLSTLNQIPGAPTLEIGRNSGRLTVRPTSLGLFVFGVRCAEYRRGEKIGESRRDFQLMVLNCAVNTKPSLKLLPAPASPTTYRPGRDTLHFVPGGNRCVRLRFTDPDPNSRLTLSLTPVNFSGLLPTFTSVSSGAVRTAGAPDTLTATLCFPECMNSRGRVFLLDVVVGDDGCSLPKRDTVRVAFTAVPPGNTPPTIAATAGPALPLRVRVGDLVAFDVTGTDLDYDPVQLEMTGLGFSPGALGATLAQGTAGNQQRGRFTWRVDCRAVGPDSVFTFRFAAATSPCSTRDVATISVPVVVSYANHAPVLASSLPVPKGAEIPLLVLPLGRQYTATFTGTDADRDGLTLTASGTSNEGKEGFDLAAAGMRFQAFNGTGAANGTFSWDVSCAAANLHRELTVTFQLVDATCKPLPQVQRVRLQVKSPDSLAVKLYNVITPNRDGQNDEFRLPDLPPNFCDAQFASIRIFSRWGQQVFESQDREFRWPGQGNGGLYYYFVSYTDGRRYRGWLEVIR; the protein is encoded by the coding sequence ATGCTCTTTCGCCTTCCTTTGCCCGGTCCGGCGTGGGCTGCATTGCTGCTGTTTTGGGGCAGTTGGCTGGGGTTTGGCAAGACGGCACAGGCTACGCACATAGTGGGCGGTGAAATGGAGCTGGTGCACAATACCGGCGAGTCCTACACGCTGCTGCTCAACCTGTACTTCGACGCCGTGAATGGCAACGTGAGCGTGCTCGATGCCGACCTCACGGCCAGCATTTTTGAGAAAAGCACCAACAACCGCATGACCAACGTGGTGCTGCCGCTCAGCAGCAACACCTTCGTCAACTACACCAATCCGGCGTGTGCCCAGCCCACGCTCAGCACCCGCAAGCTGGTGTACAGCAAGCTCATCACGCTCACGGCCGATACCTACAACAGTCCGCAAGGGTACTACGTGGCGGTGGAGCGCTGCTGCCGCAACTACTCCATCAGCAACATAGTGGCGCCCAACAACGCCGCCCAAACCTTCTACCTGGAGTTTCCGGCGGTGGTGCGGGGCGGCAAGCCCTTCTACGACTCCACGCCGCGCATCTTTCCAGCACTGGCCGACTACGCTTGCCGCAACGAGCTGTTCTACTACGACTTCGGCGGCCAGGACGCCGACGGCGACTCCCTGGTATACGACCTGGTAACTCCGCTCAACGGGCACGCCAACGCCACCGTGCCCAAGCCCGCTGCGGCCGACGCGGCCCCTTATGCCCTCATCAAGTGGAACCCGGGACTAAGCACCCTCAACCAGATACCCGGCGCTCCCACCCTCGAAATCGGCCGGAACTCGGGCCGGCTCACCGTGCGGCCCACGTCGTTGGGCCTCTTCGTGTTTGGGGTGCGCTGCGCCGAGTACCGGCGGGGCGAGAAAATCGGGGAATCGCGGCGCGACTTCCAGCTGATGGTGCTAAACTGCGCCGTGAACACCAAGCCCAGCCTTAAGCTGCTGCCCGCCCCGGCCAGCCCTACCACGTACCGGCCCGGCCGCGACACCCTGCATTTTGTGCCCGGCGGCAACCGCTGCGTTCGGCTGCGCTTCACCGACCCCGACCCCAATTCGCGGCTGACCTTGTCATTAACCCCAGTAAATTTTTCGGGCCTGCTGCCCACGTTTACGTCGGTTAGCAGCGGCGCGGTGCGCACGGCCGGCGCACCGGATACGCTCACGGCCACGCTCTGCTTTCCTGAGTGCATGAACTCCCGCGGCCGGGTCTTTTTGCTGGATGTGGTGGTGGGCGACGACGGCTGCAGCCTGCCCAAGCGCGATACGGTGCGCGTGGCTTTCACCGCCGTGCCGCCCGGCAACACCCCGCCCACCATTGCTGCCACGGCGGGCCCGGCTCTGCCCCTGCGCGTGCGCGTGGGCGACCTGGTAGCCTTCGACGTGACCGGCACCGACCTCGACTACGACCCCGTGCAGCTGGAAATGACCGGGCTAGGCTTCAGCCCCGGCGCATTGGGGGCCACGCTCGCGCAGGGCACCGCCGGCAACCAGCAGCGCGGCCGCTTCACCTGGCGCGTCGATTGCCGGGCCGTGGGGCCCGATTCCGTCTTCACCTTCCGGTTTGCGGCCGCAACGTCGCCGTGCAGCACGCGCGACGTTGCCACCATCTCGGTGCCCGTGGTGGTGAGCTACGCCAACCACGCGCCCGTGCTGGCCTCAAGCCTGCCGGTGCCCAAGGGGGCGGAAATCCCCCTGCTGGTGCTGCCCCTGGGCCGCCAGTATACCGCCACCTTCACCGGCACCGATGCCGACCGCGACGGCCTGACCCTAACGGCCAGCGGCACTTCCAACGAAGGCAAGGAAGGCTTCGACCTGGCTGCTGCGGGCATGCGCTTCCAGGCCTTCAACGGTACGGGCGCGGCCAATGGCACCTTCAGCTGGGACGTGAGCTGCGCCGCGGCTAATCTGCACCGCGAGCTCACTGTCACGTTCCAGCTCGTGGATGCCACCTGCAAGCCCCTGCCCCAGGTGCAGCGCGTCCGCCTGCAGGTCAAAAGCCCCGATTCGCTGGCCGTGAAGCTCTACAACGTCATCACCCCCAACCGCGACGGGCAAAACGACGAGTTCCGGCTGCCCGACCTGCCGCCGAACTTTTGCGATGCGCAGTTCGCCAGCATCCGGATTTTTAGCCGGTGGGGCCAGCAGGTCTTTGAATCGCAGGACCGTGAATTTCGCTGGCCCGGCCAGGGCAATGGGGGGCTGTACTACTACTTTGTGTCCTACACCGACGGCCGCAGATACCGGGGCTGGCTCGAAGTAATTCGGTAG
- a CDS encoding M1 family metallopeptidase: MRPLVYGFLLSSLFAAPPGLRAQQLAPGANVRGFSLSPEELEGGRLCAAGHVQAALRSATTSVPHRRKMDRYDVKYYKLDLAMENNSLNVAGSVWMRLRVGSQALDSLAFELYQAPAGSPAGTATLLIDSVVVNGRRAPGIRRAGPDATAGLAKPLAANSLADARIYYHGTAPSGNSAAIGNGLSNRSSVNIDTYNGAPTFAYDVTWSLSEPFSAHEWFPCKQVLTDKADSSDVWVTTTQPNKVGSNGVLVRTVPLPGNKVRYEWKSRHPIDYYLISVSVAPYLEYVNYANPAGGPRIPIVNYVYNQAYLDYWKTRIDLTPGFIENYSALVGLYPFANEKYGHTTAPIFGGMEHQTMTTQDGFSFTLTAHELFHQWFGDNVTCASWADIWLNEGFASYGEYLSLQAFDTPASARAWMDNAHQNALLDQGSMSVDDTTSVHRIFNYNLSYKKGAAVIHMLRYLLNDDTKFFRALRTYQTQFRGSTARTADLQRIFEGEAGRPLGYFFQQWFTGHGAPLFDGKWNQNGSSFVLRVNEIASFPYYTPFFDTDVDYRLTFTNGTTQTVRLHQGQATETYYFSVNSTVASVAIDPDQWILDSPYSGAFRDNTLLANRAGTSVIPLSLYPNPCRDQLQLSALPAARLTAEALDATGRVVLRQVVVAQQPTLYTHALAPGLYHLRLLGAQGELLGQSRFVRE, translated from the coding sequence ATGCGTCCATTGGTCTACGGTTTCTTACTGAGCAGCTTATTCGCTGCGCCCCCGGGGCTGCGGGCCCAGCAGCTGGCGCCTGGCGCCAACGTTCGCGGCTTCAGCCTGAGCCCGGAAGAGCTGGAAGGCGGCCGGCTCTGCGCGGCGGGCCACGTGCAGGCGGCCCTGCGCAGCGCAACGACTTCGGTGCCGCACCGCCGCAAAATGGACCGGTACGACGTGAAGTACTACAAGCTGGACCTGGCTATGGAAAACAACTCGCTGAACGTGGCCGGCTCGGTGTGGATGCGCCTTCGGGTGGGAAGCCAGGCCCTCGATTCCTTGGCATTTGAGCTATACCAGGCCCCGGCGGGCTCCCCGGCCGGCACTGCCACGCTGCTCATCGACTCGGTGGTGGTGAACGGCCGCCGCGCGCCCGGCATCCGCCGGGCCGGGCCCGATGCCACCGCCGGCCTGGCCAAACCCCTGGCTGCCAACTCCCTGGCCGATGCCCGCATCTACTACCACGGCACGGCGCCCAGCGGCAATTCGGCGGCCATCGGCAACGGCCTGAGCAACCGCAGTTCGGTCAACATCGATACTTACAACGGCGCCCCAACCTTTGCCTATGACGTTACCTGGTCCTTGTCGGAGCCTTTTTCGGCGCACGAGTGGTTTCCGTGCAAGCAGGTGCTCACCGACAAAGCCGACTCTTCCGACGTGTGGGTGACCACCACCCAGCCCAACAAGGTGGGCTCCAACGGCGTGCTGGTGCGCACCGTGCCGCTCCCGGGCAACAAGGTGCGCTACGAGTGGAAGTCCCGGCATCCCATCGACTATTACCTGATTTCGGTGTCGGTGGCGCCGTATCTGGAGTACGTGAACTACGCCAACCCCGCCGGTGGGCCCCGCATTCCCATCGTCAACTACGTGTACAACCAGGCGTACCTCGATTACTGGAAAACCCGCATAGACCTGACGCCGGGCTTTATCGAAAACTACTCGGCCCTGGTGGGGCTGTACCCTTTTGCCAACGAAAAATACGGGCACACCACGGCCCCCATTTTCGGCGGCATGGAGCACCAAACCATGACCACCCAGGATGGGTTTTCATTCACGCTCACTGCCCATGAGCTTTTCCATCAGTGGTTTGGCGACAACGTGACCTGTGCCAGCTGGGCAGACATTTGGCTCAACGAAGGCTTTGCGTCCTACGGGGAGTACCTCTCGCTGCAAGCCTTTGATACCCCCGCCAGTGCCCGCGCCTGGATGGACAACGCCCACCAAAACGCGCTATTGGACCAGGGGAGCATGTCGGTGGACGACACCACCAGCGTGCATCGCATCTTCAATTATAACCTGAGCTATAAGAAGGGTGCTGCCGTAATTCACATGCTACGCTATTTGCTGAACGACGATACCAAGTTCTTTCGGGCCTTGCGCACCTACCAGACCCAATTCCGTGGGTCTACCGCCCGCACTGCCGATTTGCAGCGCATTTTCGAGGGTGAGGCCGGCCGGCCGCTCGGGTATTTCTTCCAGCAATGGTTCACGGGACATGGCGCCCCCCTCTTTGATGGCAAGTGGAACCAGAACGGCAGCAGTTTCGTGCTGCGCGTTAATGAAATAGCCTCCTTTCCATACTATACGCCTTTCTTTGACACCGATGTTGATTACCGCCTCACCTTCACCAACGGTACTACCCAAACCGTGCGCCTGCACCAGGGCCAGGCCACCGAAACCTACTATTTCTCTGTGAATAGCACCGTGGCCAGCGTGGCAATCGACCCGGACCAGTGGATTTTGGACTCTCCGTACAGCGGCGCTTTTCGCGACAATACCTTGCTGGCCAACCGGGCGGGTACCAGTGTCATTCCCCTCAGCCTTTACCCCAATCCCTGCCGCGACCAGCTCCAATTATCGGCGCTGCCCGCCGCCCGCCTCACGGCCGAAGCCCTGGATGCCACGGGCCGCGTGGTGCTGCGGCAAGTGGTGGTGGCGCAGCAGCCCACACTCTACACGCACGCGCTGGCCCCGGGCTTGTACCACTTGCGCCTGCTCGGTGCTCAGGGCGAGCTGCTGGGCCAGAGCCGGTTTGTACGGGAGTAA
- a CDS encoding DUF2147 domain-containing protein has product MKKTLLLLIALVLGVARMASAQTMTPLGVWTNSEKKATFEIYKCGDKLCGKIVSLTVPNDPATGKPKTDSQNPDPKLRNRPRLGLVFMQGFKYDDDNKWDDGKIYDPESGKTYSCYMKLESANTMEVKGYIGFSLIGKSQTWTRVK; this is encoded by the coding sequence ATGAAAAAAACACTGCTTTTACTCATTGCCCTCGTGTTGGGCGTTGCCCGCATGGCTTCCGCCCAAACCATGACCCCGCTCGGGGTATGGACGAACTCGGAGAAGAAGGCCACGTTTGAAATATACAAGTGCGGCGACAAGTTGTGCGGTAAAATTGTGAGCCTGACCGTACCGAATGACCCCGCCACCGGCAAGCCCAAAACCGATAGCCAAAACCCCGACCCCAAGCTGCGCAACCGCCCCCGCCTGGGCCTGGTGTTTATGCAAGGCTTCAAGTACGACGACGACAACAAGTGGGACGACGGCAAAATCTACGACCCCGAAAGCGGCAAGACCTACTCCTGCTACATGAAGCTGGAAAGCGCCAACACCATGGAAGTGAAGGGCTACATCGGCTTTTCGCTCATTGGCAAGTCCCAGACCTGGACGCGGGTAAAATAA
- a CDS encoding C40 family peptidase translates to MAIVLPRLNRRAAAPKRVTWTTTKSDDLPAQPVSTSFAALREAPATGLAARADSIVAFGLSHQGTPYVFAGTSPLTGFDCSGFIMYTFAHFNVNVPHSTALLIDVGRPVARAEAQPGDIVVFTGTAPTSTTPGHAGIVISKRGEVPLRFVHASSARRESGVKVSQVEGTDYERRFMQVRRVLGPGAMVATNAPKPAPLARTVAPVAALPTRPAAVEPLAAPVTAPPKVLPALKKAAPVARKSTRTVAKKAATRKSTVAKKKVAPTIRHKAPAKKAPVKKTTRTTSKKRTTH, encoded by the coding sequence ATGGCCATAGTTCTGCCCCGGCTAAACCGCCGGGCTGCGGCCCCCAAGCGCGTAACCTGGACCACCACTAAGTCCGACGACCTGCCGGCGCAGCCGGTTTCCACTTCCTTCGCTGCCCTGCGCGAAGCCCCGGCCACTGGCCTGGCGGCCCGCGCCGATAGCATTGTGGCCTTCGGCCTTTCGCATCAGGGCACGCCCTATGTGTTTGCCGGTACGTCGCCCCTCACGGGGTTTGACTGCTCCGGCTTTATCATGTACACCTTCGCTCATTTCAACGTCAACGTGCCGCATTCCACGGCCCTGCTCATTGACGTGGGCCGCCCCGTAGCGCGCGCCGAAGCCCAACCCGGCGACATCGTGGTGTTTACGGGCACGGCGCCTACCAGCACCACGCCGGGCCACGCCGGCATTGTCATTTCCAAGCGGGGCGAAGTGCCGCTGCGGTTCGTACACGCCTCCTCGGCCCGGCGCGAGTCCGGCGTGAAAGTGAGCCAGGTAGAAGGAACCGACTACGAGCGCCGCTTTATGCAGGTGCGCCGCGTGCTGGGGCCCGGTGCCATGGTAGCCACCAACGCGCCCAAGCCAGCACCACTGGCTCGTACAGTAGCTCCGGTAGCAGCGCTGCCCACCCGCCCGGCCGCAGTAGAGCCACTGGCTGCCCCCGTAACGGCCCCGCCCAAAGTGCTGCCGGCCCTTAAGAAAGCGGCGCCAGTGGCGCGGAAGAGCACCCGCACGGTGGCCAAGAAAGCAGCCACTCGCAAAAGCACGGTGGCCAAAAAGAAAGTGGCGCCCACCATCCGGCACAAAGCCCCGGCCAAGAAAGCCCCGGTGAAGAAAACTACCCGCACCACTTCAAAAAAGCGGACGACTCATTAA
- a CDS encoding M61 family metallopeptidase, which yields MLRNSKIRLGHTALALLLAGGLAVQARPAAVVPTLRYTLAMPAPQTHYFEVKMELGGFPADYTDVKMPVWAPGSYLVREYSKNVEGFQARTAAGQPLAVEKINKNTWRVRHAKQANFQVSYRVYAFELTVRTSFIDADHGYLNGTSVFMYPAENKMLGSTVVVQPAAGWAQVSTALRPGTGKFTYKAASYDELADSPMEIGNQKVLEFTANGTPHQVAMFGTYNADDAKLTADLKKVCEEAHRVVGQNPLDHYLFIVHNLERGGGGLEHLYSTTLEVSRGSYGTEAGYKSFLGLAAHEYFHLWNVKRIRPVALGPFDYDKENYTHMLWVSEGMTEYYSKLLNERAGLLSRDEYLGKLANAITEVENTPGNRVQSAAESSFDAWIKYYRPNENAVNTQISYYSKGDLIGTWLDLNIAEATKGGKHLDDVFRLLYDTYYKKAGRGFTDKEFQDAVATVAGRRYDEFFQNSVYGTKPIDFATALGYAGLTLSSAPLSTSGTIGAAFSNRSGKLLVTSVLRDRAAWNTGLNVNDEILLINGAAPTEETAKSLLGGPVGSELKLQVRRDGLNRDITLKMQPNPDLKYQVQPAASPTAAQQLVLERWLGATK from the coding sequence ATGCTCAGAAATTCAAAAATACGCCTTGGTCATACCGCGCTGGCTCTGCTGCTGGCCGGCGGGCTGGCAGTGCAGGCGCGCCCGGCGGCCGTGGTGCCCACGCTGCGCTACACGCTGGCCATGCCCGCGCCCCAAACCCACTACTTTGAAGTTAAAATGGAGCTGGGCGGCTTCCCGGCCGACTACACTGACGTGAAAATGCCGGTGTGGGCCCCGGGCTCCTACCTGGTGCGCGAATACTCCAAGAACGTGGAAGGCTTCCAGGCCCGCACGGCCGCCGGGCAGCCGTTGGCCGTTGAGAAAATCAACAAAAACACCTGGCGGGTGCGCCACGCCAAGCAGGCCAATTTCCAGGTGAGCTACCGCGTCTACGCCTTTGAGCTGACCGTGCGCACCTCGTTTATCGACGCCGACCACGGCTACCTGAACGGCACGAGCGTGTTTATGTACCCCGCCGAAAACAAGATGCTGGGCAGTACGGTGGTGGTGCAGCCAGCCGCCGGCTGGGCCCAGGTAAGCACGGCGCTGCGCCCCGGCACCGGTAAGTTCACCTACAAAGCCGCCAGCTACGACGAGCTGGCCGATTCGCCGATGGAAATCGGCAACCAGAAAGTGCTGGAGTTCACCGCCAACGGCACGCCGCACCAGGTGGCCATGTTTGGCACGTACAACGCAGACGACGCCAAGCTGACGGCCGACCTCAAGAAGGTGTGCGAAGAAGCGCACCGCGTGGTGGGCCAGAATCCGCTCGACCACTACCTGTTCATCGTGCACAACCTGGAGCGCGGCGGCGGGGGCTTGGAGCACCTGTACTCCACCACCCTGGAGGTGAGCCGGGGCTCCTACGGCACGGAGGCAGGCTACAAGTCGTTTCTGGGCCTGGCGGCGCACGAATACTTCCACCTCTGGAACGTGAAGCGCATTCGCCCGGTGGCCCTGGGGCCGTTCGACTACGACAAGGAAAACTACACCCACATGCTATGGGTGAGCGAAGGCATGACGGAATACTACTCCAAGCTCCTCAACGAGCGGGCTGGGTTACTCTCGCGCGACGAGTACCTGGGCAAGCTGGCCAATGCAATAACGGAGGTAGAAAACACACCTGGCAACCGCGTGCAGTCGGCCGCCGAGTCCAGCTTCGATGCCTGGATTAAATACTACCGGCCCAACGAGAACGCCGTCAATACCCAAATCAGCTATTACTCCAAAGGCGACTTGATTGGCACCTGGCTGGACCTCAACATTGCCGAAGCCACGAAGGGCGGGAAGCACCTCGACGACGTGTTTCGCCTGCTGTACGACACCTACTATAAGAAAGCCGGCCGCGGGTTTACCGACAAGGAATTCCAGGATGCTGTGGCCACAGTAGCCGGCCGCCGCTACGACGAGTTCTTCCAGAACAGCGTGTACGGCACCAAGCCGATTGATTTCGCCACGGCCTTGGGCTATGCCGGCCTCACACTGAGCAGCGCGCCGCTCAGCACCTCCGGCACCATCGGGGCTGCCTTTTCCAACCGGAGCGGGAAGCTGCTCGTGACGAGTGTACTGCGCGACCGCGCCGCCTGGAACACCGGCCTGAACGTAAACGACGAAATCCTGTTGATAAACGGCGCCGCGCCCACCGAAGAAACCGCGAAGTCGCTGCTCGGCGGCCCGGTAGGCTCGGAGCTTAAGCTCCAGGTGCGCCGCGACGGCCTCAACCGCGACATCACCCTAAAGATGCAGCCCAACCCGGACCTGAAGTATCAGGTGCAGCCGGCAGCTAGCCCAACTGCTGCCCAGCAACTCGTGCTGGAGCGGTGGCTGGGGGCGACGAAATAG